In the genome of Deltaproteobacteria bacterium, the window GAGAGAGAGGAGGGCTTGAGTTCGGCCTTGGCTGACAAAGAGGGGAAATATCTCACTTTTACCCTGGATGAAGAGGCGTACGGCATCGGCATCCTTAAGATCAAGGAAATCATCGGTATGATGCCGACGACCCCTGTTCCCCAGACCCCAGAGTTTATAAAGGGAGTAATCAACCTCAGGGGGAAGGTGATCCCGGTCATTGATCTCAGACTCAGATTCGGTCTGGAACCGGTCGAGTACACCGAGAGAACCTGTATCATCGTCGTGGAGACCACAGGGGACTCCGGTGACGTGATGATCGGGATTGTGGTGGATTCCGTATCGGAGGTCCTGAACATCAAGAATGAGGATATCGAGGAGACTCCCAATTTCGGCACCAAATTAAATACGGAATACATTCTCGGCATGGCCAAGATGGAAGGGGGAGTCAAAATCCTCCTGGATATCGACCGGGTGGTTAAAGTGGATGAAATCAGCCAGGCTTTTAATTGAAAGACTTAGTGTGTCTTTCCCCCCTTCTTTCTCCCTATGGCGAAGGAGTGGAACATATTGAACTGATTGAGCAAAAAGGGAGCCTTAATGAACTGCTGGGAATTCAAGAAGTGCGGCCGTGAAAAGGGAGGATCAAAAGCGAATGAACTGGGTGTATGCCCGGCATATCCAGATCATGGAACCCATTGTGCTTGGATTGCCGGGACCCTTTGTGGGGGAAAGGTACAGGGAAGTTTCGCCCAAAAGGTGTCTTCCTGCATGAAATGCGATTTTTACCTCAGTCCCCACTATGATAAGACCTACAAGGGATGAAGGCGTTTCCAGACGCCTTCCGTTTGATTCCGTACAATTTTCCATCGAATCGAGGGCCGGGAATCGTTTAATATGCCGGATCAAACCCGAGGCCCAATAAAATTATCCCGGATGCCGCGTCGGGTCCGTCCATGGCCTCCTGGGGTGGCTCTTCATATCCATTTACCCTTCTGAAACACTTCTTTGCTTACCCTGCTAACGATCAGGCAGGAAAAAGGTGTGTCCGGGGCTGGCATCAATAGTGAACTAACCGCCCTTCAACCGGCCTCATAAGCCTTTCCATCCTTCCCAGACGTGTATTATCCGGTGGTCGCCGAAATCTTTTCAAAGGCTGGGAATTATCTCACGCCCAACTCCACCCATTCGCAGGGTGGAGGTCCTGGTAAGTGCTCTTTTTCCTTGACAGAGCTTGGGGATTTTCCTTATGGTTACTTTGTAGCTAAATTGTATTTAAATTGTGGCGCAACCACTTCTACATTTCCTGGCTTACTGATTAATAATATCAATATGATAGTATGCACAGCCCTTTGGGGGATAGAATTAAATGCCCGAGGAGAAAAAAAGGGAGAACGAAAAAGACCAGCCTCACGAGAAGGACCGCAAGATGGTTCAAAGTAAGGTGAAGTTCGAGGTCTATGGTGAGGAAATGGTTGAAAAGGAAGTCAGGTTTAGTGGTAACAGCGGCCGAGTCTACCTTCCTCCCGACTGGGTGGGTTCCAGGGTCAAAATTATCCGTGTTGATTGATTGAATAAATGAGTAAGCCGGAAGGTCAATTAGTGGAAGGTCCGTTTGGAAGAGGTGTAATGGCTTGTAAAAATACACATTTTCCTTGACAGGTAGTTACAATGTAGTTATTTTGTGACTACATTTTGCCGGACGTTGTTATGTGTTATGGGGGTTTTTTTAATTCGTGTTCATCCATAAATAGGCAATTTTGTTCAAGGTCAAGGAAGGCGAAGATTTTAACCGCCCCGCTTGGGGGCCAAGCGGCAGAGGCACCATACATTGAAGTATTTCGAGGATTAAAATCTGAGCCTGACGATTCTTACAGAGATGCGCCTTCAGCAACTTGAGCAATCTCAAACCTTCACCCTGCGGGTTAAGGCCGTTAGGAGTCAAGCGCCTGAAACCCATGCTGAATGAACATGCCCCGGATTCAGGTAATCTAGAAGGGGGAAAAAATGAGGTATGCAGAGACAGGCTTTAACTTGGAAATTGATCTATCTCGAGGAAGCATTGAAAAGGTACAAACCGATCCTAGATTAACCGAGCTTCATCTGGGGGGGCTGGGTACTAATGCCAAAATATTATGGGACAGGGTCCCTCCTGAAGTTGATGCCTTTTCTCCTGATAATCTGTTGATCTTTAGTTCGGGCCTCCTGGGGGGAACTCCGGCCCCAGGGGCTAATCGCACCATTGTTTCAACCATCTCGCCCCAGACCCATTTGATGGCATATTCAATGATGGGGGGATTTTTTGCCCCGGAGTTGAAATATGCAGGGTATGACAAAGTTATCATCAGGGGGAAATCTCCCAGCCTGGTCTATTTGTGGATAAACAACGACAAAGTGGAAATACGTGATGCCAGTCATCTCCATGGTAAAGGCGCTCTCGAAACTTCAGAACTCATACGGCAGGAATTGAATGAACCAAAGGTCCAGGTGGCTGCAATTGGGTTGGCCGGTGAAAACAGGGTCTACTATGCTTCCATCGAACATGGCAGGTCCAGCGCCAGCAGAGGTGGACTTGGTGCCGTCATGGGGGCCAAGGGACTAAAGGCCATTGCCGTTAGAGGAACGAAAGATGTTAATCTTGCAAGGCCCGATGAATTCTTCGAACTGTGTAACGAGGTGCTGAAATATATTCAATACAGGGCTGAACATCCCGTAAAAGGTGTGCCGGCTATACTGAAAGGAATAGGGTCACCCCAGGAAATGGCAATCCATGACGAGAAGTGGCATACGACCAGTTTCAGTTGGGGAAACGCGCGGCAGAGAAGAAAGGGCTTCTGGACCAAAGAGGTGGAAGAGGAGTGGAGCAGGACCCAGGAAAACGCCGTTGAGCGACTGATAAGTTGCTATAACTGCCCCATGAAATGTGGGGCGGTTATTTCTTATCCCGCCCTCGGGGTCTCAAAGTACATGATGAAGTGTTACTCGAAGCTGACCTATGTAATGGGCGCAATGACGAACAGCCTGGATTTCGGCTTCAGGATCGCCGGTATGGCTCAGGAATATGGAGTGGACGGATACACAACGCCGCAAGTTATGGCCTTCGCCGTTGAACTTTATGAAAACGGTATTTTGACTGATGAGGATATGCCGGGATTTCCTTCCGGCAACGAGGAGCGATTTTTCTGGTTGCTTGATAAAATTGTCCGTCGGGAAGGGATAGGAGATGTACTGGCTGATGGGGTTTATTGGGCAGCCCGTAAGATCGGCAAAGGAGCAGAGGCATATGATCATAACACAATCAAGAAACATGAACAGATCCCTATCAAGCTGGGAATGCTGAATCCTATTTATTACATAATGTGGGCCACCGGTGAAAAAGCAAATATTACCCAAATTGAAGGACAGCTTCCCCAGGCACCGTTTCCCACCAAAGAGTTGCGGGAGGATTTTGTAAAGGATTGGATCCAAGTTCCAACCAGAAACGGGGAAAAGATCAAGCAGTTTGTCTTGGAGTGGGGTGATCCAGGCACCGAATTCCCGAATTATCCGTCCACTGACCTGATCTGTGAGCTGGTCGAGTGGCAGGAGACTATGCACTATATTGATGATGCGGTTGGACTTTGTGCAGGACTTTCATCCTTCCCCCTTAAACCCCCCTATCATATACATAACCTGCCACGGATTATTTCCAGCGGAACGGGATTCGATATGGACGAGGATGGGTTATGGGAATTAGTAAAAAGAAACCGCAATTTGATCAGAGCAGTCAATGTGAGACGAGGTCTGAGGAGAAAAGATGAGAAGCCTCCGGAGGACCACTGGAAGAAAAGATTCCCTGAGCTGGAATCCAAGTTACTTGACGAATATTATAAATTCAAGGGATGGAATAACGATGGTATTCCTACAAAAGAGACGTTGGACAAACTGGGCCTGGATTACGTGGCCGAAGACTTGATACAGAGGGGGATTTTGAAGGATAGTGATGAAGATGTTCCTTCCAAAGAAAAGTCCGCGTAATTAAAGAAGAAATATCGTGAAAAGGTGGTAACCGTTATGACTGAGAAAAAAAAGAAAATAGTCAAAACGATAATTGTTGATGTTGACAAATGCAACGGCTGCCGGGCATGTGAAGTAGCTTGTTCTGCGTTTCATGCTACACCTAAATACAGCAGAAATAACCCGGCCAGATCTCGGATTCGGGTAATTCATGAACCCCTTAAAAACATATACGTTCCTGTATATGCAGGTGAATACACTCCAGCCGAATGTGCCGGGAGGGACAAGTATGTGATCGACGGAAAGGAATACGATGAATGTGCCTTCTGCAGGGCTTCCTGCCCATCCAGGGACCTGTTCAAGGAGCCTGACTCAGGACTTCCCCTGAAATGCGATATGTGTGAATCTGATCCACCTTTGGAAGAGCCTTTGTGTGTTCAGTGGTGCTTGGCCGACGCCCTGACTTATGAAGAAAGGGAAGAAGAAGTAGAAGAAGAAGAGAAAGTGGAAGATATTGAGGTGGGACTGGAATCATTGGTTGACAAATATGGACTTGACAAGGTGCTGGATAGTATTGCACGTATGGCGATGTCAAAGAACGACTAAAACCTTAAGTCTAAAAACGAGGATTAAAAAACAGTGGAAACCGTAGCCCCTTACAAAGAAATTATAGATGTCATAAAAGAGAGCGGTGGGGAAGCATTTAAAAGATGCTTTCAATGCGGATTATGCGATACTGTTTGTCCTTGGAATAGAGTTACTACCTTTAGCATGCGAAAGATAGTCCGACAGGCCACGTTCGGTTTGACTGAGATAGAAAGTGAAGATATATGGCGCTGTACGACCTGCGGAAGGTGCCCTCAGCAATGCCCAAGGGACGTAAAACAGATAGAGTCCGTGGTATCCTTACGCAGGATTGCTACGGAATACGGGGTCTTTCCTACGCCGGTAAAGCCTATCCGCACCGCAAGCGCGAGCCTTGTTGCCGAAGGTAATCCCTTGAATGAAGAACGGGAAAAGAGAGCGGATTGGGCCAAAGAATTGTCTGTAAAGACGTTCACCGAGGGGATGGAAATTTTATATTTCCCCGGTTGCTACCTCAGCTATGATCCGAGATTAAAAAAGGTGGCCAGAGCGACAGCCGGTATTCTCAAGCAGGCAGGGGTCGATTTCGGAATACTGGGAACCAAAGAGAATTGCTGCGGAGAAAGCATCCGCAAGACGGGTGATGAGGAATTATTCAAACGCCTCGCCCGGGAGAACATCAAAAATTTTATTGATAATGGAGTAAAGAAAATAGTCGTTTCCTCTCCTCATTGCTACCATACCTTCAAAAACGAGTATCCTGAATTCCAGGTGAATTTTGAGGTGGTTCATATCTCTCAATATTTGTTTGAACTTATTGGCGACGGAAAACTCGAACTCAAAAAGGAGTATGAAAAGAAAGTCACCTACCATGACCCATGTTATCTTGGGCGACATAACGGAATATATGACGAGCCTCGGGAAATCTTAAACAAGATACCCGGTTTAGGGTTGTTGGAGATGTCCGACTCGCGGGTTGATAGCTTGTGTTGCGGTGGTGGGGGAGGCCGTATCTGGATGGAAACCAAAAAGGGTGAACGGTTCTCCGATATCAGGTTGGAACAGGCTATAGATGTTGGTGCTGAGGTGTTGGTTACTTCCTGCCCGTATTGCATCGCCAATTTCGAAGACAGCCGGTTAACCCTCGATGTCACCGAAAAAATAGAAGTTAAGGACATCACAGAGATAATACAGGAAGCTATTTAGTTTCCTTCCATAAATGGCCTTTTTGCGCAATCTTTCCGCCTTCATCACGACTGCGGTGTGACAAGGTGGGGTAATCCACGGGATTCTTTGTGGCGGCGATAAGTATACGCCTTCGCGTAATCCCTCGATTTTCTTGAACTTGCGCAAAAATTCTCATTTCTCGATTGGAAATCTGACCTGTGCCCTAAGTTTATTTGCGGTTGGGCACTGTCTGAAGTAAGTACTGATAACCCGGACGCTCGGGACATTACGGGCACAAAAAATCTTGTGGGGTTATAAAAAATGGAAAGAGAATTTTTGATAAAAGAAAAAATTCAACAACTTTCTAAAAGTCTTGGAGACAGCAATTTCGGAGACGTTATGGTTGTTGGTGGAGGAATCAGTGGCATTCAAGCCTCTCTTGATCTTGCCGCTGCGGGTTTTAAGGTTTACCTTGTTGAGAAATCACCTGCTATCGGGGGCCATATGGCCCAACTTGACAAGACCTTCCCCACCAACGACTGCTCTATGTGAATACTTTCGCCCAAACTGGTCGAGGTCGGCCGGCATCCTAACATAGAGGTTTTGACTTATACTGAAGTTGACGGTGTAGAAGGGGAAGCAGGAGACTTTAAGGTAACCCTTATCAAGAAGCCCAGATACATTATAGAAGACAAATGCACGGGCTGCACCACCTGTGTAGAATACTGCCCAGTGGAATACCCTGATCAATTTAATCAGGAGATATCGAAGAATAAGGCTGTTCATATATACTTTGCCCAAGCAATTCCTCTTGTCGCATATATTGATGAAAGCTGTATTTATCTTAAAGAGAAGAAATGTCGTATTTGTGAAAGCGTCTGCAAGAATGAAGCCATAGATTTTAATCAAAGACCGGAGAAGATGGAAATAAAGGTTGGGGCGGTAATTCTGTCTCCCGGCTTTGAGCCCTTTGATCCTAGAGTTAGAGATGAATATGGCTACGGAAAGATGCAGAACGTGGTAACCAGTATGGATTACGAGCGGCTGCTATGTGCCACCGGGCCATATGAAGGTGAGATACTGCGTGCTTCCGACAAGAAACATCCACGCAAAATCGCCTGGATTCAATGCATCGGTTCCAGACGGGTCACCCCTGGTGATAACAGCTATTGTTCAGCCGTATGTTGTACCTATACCCAGAAACAGGTGATTTTGACAAAGGATCACGACGCTGAGGCGGAGTGTACGATATTCCATAATGATATCCGTTCTTATGGCAAAGATTTTGAATTATACTATCAGAGAGCAGAACAACTTCCCGGCATTCGTTTCATAAGAAGCTACGCGTCAATCGTAAGAGAGATTCCCGAGAGCAAGAATGTTGTTGTAAGATATGCAACTCCCGATGATGGAGTAAAAGAGGAAGAATTCGATATGGTCGTGTTATCCGTCGGGTTGAATCCTCCTGCAGATTACGAGGATCTGGCGGATAAGTTCGGAATCGAGCTCAATTCCCATGGATTCTGTAATGCAGTTTCTTCCAATCCAATGGAGACAAACAGACCCGGGATCTTTGTAAGCGGCGCCTTCCAGGGGCCTACAGATATCCCGGAGTCGGTCTTTTCCGCGAGCGGAGCAGGATCCCAATGTGCTGAACTCCTTGACTACAGGCGCGGGAAGCTGACCAAGGAAAGAATATATCCGGAAGAAAGAGATGTTTCAAACGAGGAACCCAGGGTCGGAGTTTTTGTATGTCATTGTGGAGCAAATATTGGA includes:
- a CDS encoding purine-binding chemotaxis protein CheW, with product MTEQAQVLEREEGLSSALADKEGKYLTFTLDEEAYGIGILKIKEIIGMMPTTPVPQTPEFIKGVINLRGKVIPVIDLRLRFGLEPVEYTERTCIIVVETTGDSGDVMIGIVVDSVSEVLNIKNEDIEETPNFGTKLNTEYILGMAKMEGGVKILLDIDRVVKVDEISQAFN
- a CDS encoding DUF2080 family transposase-associated protein — encoded protein: MVQSKVKFEVYGEEMVEKEVRFSGNSGRVYLPPDWVGSRVKIIRVD
- a CDS encoding aldehyde dehydrogenase, which encodes MRYAETGFNLEIDLSRGSIEKVQTDPRLTELHLGGLGTNAKILWDRVPPEVDAFSPDNLLIFSSGLLGGTPAPGANRTIVSTISPQTHLMAYSMMGGFFAPELKYAGYDKVIIRGKSPSLVYLWINNDKVEIRDASHLHGKGALETSELIRQELNEPKVQVAAIGLAGENRVYYASIEHGRSSASRGGLGAVMGAKGLKAIAVRGTKDVNLARPDEFFELCNEVLKYIQYRAEHPVKGVPAILKGIGSPQEMAIHDEKWHTTSFSWGNARQRRKGFWTKEVEEEWSRTQENAVERLISCYNCPMKCGAVISYPALGVSKYMMKCYSKLTYVMGAMTNSLDFGFRIAGMAQEYGVDGYTTPQVMAFAVELYENGILTDEDMPGFPSGNEERFFWLLDKIVRREGIGDVLADGVYWAARKIGKGAEAYDHNTIKKHEQIPIKLGMLNPIYYIMWATGEKANITQIEGQLPQAPFPTKELREDFVKDWIQVPTRNGEKIKQFVLEWGDPGTEFPNYPSTDLICELVEWQETMHYIDDAVGLCAGLSSFPLKPPYHIHNLPRIISSGTGFDMDEDGLWELVKRNRNLIRAVNVRRGLRRKDEKPPEDHWKKRFPELESKLLDEYYKFKGWNNDGIPTKETLDKLGLDYVAEDLIQRGILKDSDEDVPSKEKSA
- a CDS encoding (4Fe-4S)-binding protein translates to MTEKKKKIVKTIIVDVDKCNGCRACEVACSAFHATPKYSRNNPARSRIRVIHEPLKNIYVPVYAGEYTPAECAGRDKYVIDGKEYDECAFCRASCPSRDLFKEPDSGLPLKCDMCESDPPLEEPLCVQWCLADALTYEEREEEVEEEEKVEDIEVGLESLVDKYGLDKVLDSIARMAMSKND
- a CDS encoding (Fe-S)-binding protein, which gives rise to METVAPYKEIIDVIKESGGEAFKRCFQCGLCDTVCPWNRVTTFSMRKIVRQATFGLTEIESEDIWRCTTCGRCPQQCPRDVKQIESVVSLRRIATEYGVFPTPVKPIRTASASLVAEGNPLNEEREKRADWAKELSVKTFTEGMEILYFPGCYLSYDPRLKKVARATAGILKQAGVDFGILGTKENCCGESIRKTGDEELFKRLARENIKNFIDNGVKKIVVSSPHCYHTFKNEYPEFQVNFEVVHISQYLFELIGDGKLELKKEYEKKVTYHDPCYLGRHNGIYDEPREILNKIPGLGLLEMSDSRVDSLCCGGGGGRIWMETKKGERFSDIRLEQAIDVGAEVLVTSCPYCIANFEDSRLTLDVTEKIEVKDITEIIQEAI